One segment of Natronosalvus halobius DNA contains the following:
- the pstB gene encoding phosphate ABC transporter ATP-binding protein PstB, with translation MTREPMTTSKTEPSDDHTSPTPGTGGLDDRATDANSSTTTDGRTILESRGLDVYYDDDQALQDVSVELPEKQVTAVIGPSGCGKSTFLRCINRMNDLVDAASVEGELLFDGKNVYDDDVDPVALRRKIGMVFQQPNPFPKSIRDNVAYGLKVQGIDDDIDERVERALERAALHEEVEDQLDSSGLDLSGGQQQRLCIARAIATDPEVILMDEPASALDPVATSKIEDLIEELATDYTVVIVTHNMQQAARISDKTAVFLTGGELVEFDDTTKIFENPESQRVEDYITGKFG, from the coding sequence ATGACCCGAGAACCCATGACCACCTCGAAGACCGAACCGAGCGACGATCACACCTCCCCGACGCCGGGAACCGGTGGACTTGACGACCGGGCTACCGACGCCAATTCGTCGACCACCACCGACGGCCGGACCATCCTGGAGAGCCGCGGCCTCGACGTCTACTACGACGACGATCAGGCGCTCCAGGACGTCTCCGTCGAACTCCCCGAAAAACAGGTGACCGCGGTCATCGGCCCTTCCGGCTGTGGGAAGTCGACGTTCCTCCGGTGTATCAACCGCATGAACGACCTCGTGGACGCCGCCAGCGTGGAAGGCGAACTGCTGTTCGACGGGAAGAACGTCTACGACGACGATGTCGACCCCGTCGCCCTGCGCCGCAAGATCGGGATGGTCTTCCAGCAGCCCAATCCGTTCCCCAAATCGATCCGGGACAACGTCGCTTACGGCCTGAAGGTCCAGGGGATCGACGACGACATTGACGAACGCGTCGAACGCGCTCTCGAACGAGCGGCCCTGCACGAGGAAGTCGAAGACCAACTGGACTCGAGCGGCCTGGATCTCTCGGGTGGCCAGCAACAGCGCCTCTGTATCGCTCGTGCCATCGCGACCGACCCCGAGGTCATCCTGATGGACGAACCGGCGAGCGCGCTCGACCCCGTCGCGACCTCGAAGATCGAGGACCTGATCGAGGAGCTGGCGACCGACTACACCGTCGTGATCGTCACCCACAACATGCAACAGGCGGCCCGGATTTCGGACAAGACCGCCGTGTTCCTCACCGGCGGGGAACTCGTGGAGTTCGACGACACGACGAAGATTTTCGAGAATCCGGAGAGCCAGCGCGTCGAAGATTACATCACCGGCAAGTTCGGATAG
- a CDS encoding universal stress protein, giving the protein MSLIVPFDGSKLAEAALCKATRFAAVFDEPILAITVIPVGNRAYAAERGWIDDEAAFDGDAIVQGLREQVETLCSDASFRIERVDRYAPSGTIAKRIRRIAREESASMVCIGSENAGRLVTSVSSVGSSVAADDTYDVLVVRRADQTHVETTGDTTQTNGPS; this is encoded by the coding sequence ATGTCACTCATCGTTCCGTTCGACGGATCGAAACTCGCCGAGGCCGCATTGTGCAAGGCAACTCGGTTCGCCGCCGTATTCGATGAACCAATCCTTGCCATAACCGTTATCCCGGTGGGAAACCGTGCCTACGCCGCCGAACGTGGCTGGATCGACGACGAGGCAGCTTTCGACGGCGACGCGATCGTACAGGGGCTTCGCGAGCAGGTGGAAACGCTGTGCTCGGACGCTTCTTTCCGGATCGAGCGAGTGGACCGGTACGCCCCGTCGGGGACGATAGCCAAACGGATCCGACGCATCGCCCGTGAGGAAAGTGCGTCGATGGTCTGTATCGGCAGCGAGAACGCGGGGCGACTCGTCACCTCGGTGAGTAGCGTCGGCTCGAGTGTCGCCGCCGACGACACTTACGACGTTCTCGTCGTCCGACGGGCCGATCAGACGCACGTCGAAACGACCGGGGACACAACGCAGACGAATGGTCCGTCGTAG
- a CDS encoding J domain-containing protein yields MQRSPIVLLVAALFAGMTALLVIGSFVSRSPIPFVVAVPLGATAYFMYYHGSGKLLERLRRREVRGRQRQRERTRRARGDRDHGSFGAGPRARGGPRTRAEREARFGAGIGGARTEPGPGTGASSTAWRDGGPRERVSASNGPTTAEARSVLGVDPTADQATIKRAYRERVKDVHPDRGGDEAEFKRVTAAYDRLRE; encoded by the coding sequence GTGCAACGGTCACCGATCGTGTTGCTCGTCGCCGCGCTGTTCGCGGGCATGACGGCCCTGCTCGTGATCGGCTCGTTCGTCTCGCGCTCGCCGATTCCGTTCGTCGTCGCGGTTCCGCTCGGAGCGACAGCTTACTTCATGTACTACCACGGCAGCGGAAAGCTCCTGGAGCGCCTTCGTCGTCGCGAGGTTCGGGGTCGGCAACGTCAGCGTGAGCGGACGCGACGTGCCCGGGGCGACCGCGACCATGGCAGTTTTGGGGCCGGTCCACGTGCTCGAGGCGGCCCACGAACGCGTGCAGAACGCGAGGCCCGGTTCGGTGCCGGTATCGGTGGTGCTCGCACCGAACCCGGACCAGGGACGGGAGCCAGCTCTACGGCCTGGCGAGACGGTGGCCCACGGGAACGGGTCTCGGCCTCGAACGGACCCACGACCGCCGAAGCCCGGAGCGTGCTCGGCGTCGACCCGACGGCCGACCAGGCGACGATCAAACGGGCCTATCGAGAGCGCGTCAAGGACGTCCACCCCGACCGCGGTGGCGACGAGGCGGAGTTCAAGCGGGTGACGGCGGCCTACGATCGCCTCCGCGAGTGA
- a CDS encoding DUF4382 domain-containing protein, with translation MPNDRASDEPRRANHQSKSGVGRRAFIAAGGSVGATALAGCTSGDDPEPSSGDATSDQDTQSDDGSQTGGSEESTQEGNFRLLISDMPADIGDFERLDVTLDYARIFDGGEDEGDDEDSSETDGEDGGEGSNETEEEADDQQDSSDAGEDDVDADGESDEGDEGDEGDEDGEDENDTADGVERKRGFYIVDLEGRTVDLTNLVGERAVSVFEGELSPGTYEKIELHVSAVEGIVDGEQANVKLPSEKLQITHPFEIGADDPVDFVFDINVVKRGQGSDYNLKPVISESGVAGKDVEVEEVERDDETDGGEETDDQADEEEANESEDADEDTGEEANESEIDDDGDSEDE, from the coding sequence ATGCCAAACGATCGAGCGAGCGACGAGCCGAGGCGGGCGAATCACCAGTCAAAATCCGGCGTGGGGCGCCGAGCGTTCATCGCCGCCGGCGGTAGCGTCGGTGCGACGGCGCTCGCCGGGTGTACGTCCGGTGACGATCCCGAGCCGTCGAGCGGCGACGCGACGTCCGACCAGGACACGCAGTCGGACGATGGGTCACAAACTGGTGGCTCCGAGGAGAGCACCCAGGAAGGGAATTTTAGACTGCTCATCAGCGACATGCCGGCCGACATCGGCGACTTCGAGCGGTTGGACGTCACGCTCGATTACGCCCGGATCTTCGACGGTGGTGAGGACGAGGGTGACGACGAGGACTCGAGCGAAACCGATGGCGAGGACGGAGGCGAGGGATCGAACGAAACCGAAGAGGAAGCCGACGATCAGCAGGACTCGAGTGACGCTGGCGAGGACGATGTAGACGCAGACGGGGAATCCGACGAAGGCGACGAAGGTGACGAAGGCGATGAAGACGGCGAAGACGAGAACGACACAGCCGACGGCGTCGAACGAAAGCGCGGGTTCTACATCGTCGACCTCGAGGGAAGGACGGTCGACCTCACGAACCTCGTTGGCGAGCGAGCGGTCTCCGTGTTCGAAGGCGAACTCTCCCCGGGAACCTACGAAAAGATCGAACTGCACGTCTCGGCGGTCGAGGGTATCGTCGACGGCGAGCAGGCGAACGTCAAGCTCCCGAGCGAAAAATTACAGATCACGCACCCCTTCGAGATTGGTGCCGACGACCCCGTCGATTTCGTCTTCGACATCAACGTGGTCAAACGTGGACAGGGATCCGATTACAACCTGAAACCCGTAATCTCCGAAAGCGGGGTGGCCGGCAAGGACGTCGAGGTCGAGGAAGTAGAACGCGACGACGAAACTGACGGTGGCGAAGAAACGGACGACCAAGCGGACGAGGAAGAAGCCAACGAATCGGAAGACGCCGACGAAGATACCGGAGAGGAAGCCAACGAATCCGAAATAGACGACGACGGGGACAGCGAAGACGAGTAG
- a CDS encoding DMT family transporter — protein sequence MSRYRNFALFLALAAVWGTAFVAIGAGLEYFPPVLFAALRYDIAGLIMLAYAAYVVDGEALLPEDRDQWLLVTIGSVFLIAAYHAFLFVGQQNTTAAAAAIVVSLSPVLTTGFARALVPSDALSAVGLVGVGIGLIGVIVIAQPNPNDLLSANAIATGLVFLAAASFALGSVLTRRLDAEMAIETMEAWSMIGGAILMHLLSFGLGEPIEPATWLHPNAFWSLAYLALASSALGFLVYFTLLERLGPIEINMVSYVAPIFAAIFGWLLLDEVITGTTVFGFVLIAIGFVLVKRRAIRDEFVNLRATTRG from the coding sequence GTGAGCAGATACCGAAACTTCGCCCTCTTTCTCGCGCTGGCGGCCGTCTGGGGTACTGCGTTCGTTGCGATTGGGGCCGGCCTCGAGTACTTCCCACCCGTGCTCTTCGCGGCACTCCGGTACGATATCGCCGGCCTCATCATGCTCGCCTACGCCGCGTACGTGGTCGACGGCGAGGCGTTGCTCCCGGAGGACCGCGACCAGTGGCTCCTGGTCACGATCGGATCGGTCTTTCTCATCGCGGCCTACCACGCGTTCCTCTTCGTCGGCCAGCAGAACACGACGGCCGCGGCCGCCGCAATCGTGGTGTCGCTCTCGCCAGTCCTCACGACCGGGTTCGCCCGCGCGCTCGTTCCGTCGGACGCCCTCTCTGCGGTCGGACTGGTTGGCGTCGGAATCGGCCTCATCGGAGTCATCGTCATCGCCCAGCCGAATCCAAACGATCTGCTCTCGGCGAACGCAATCGCGACCGGTCTCGTCTTCCTCGCCGCGGCGTCGTTCGCCCTCGGAAGCGTGCTCACCCGTCGACTCGACGCCGAGATGGCAATCGAGACGATGGAGGCCTGGTCGATGATCGGCGGCGCAATCCTCATGCACCTGCTGAGCTTCGGGTTAGGCGAACCGATCGAACCGGCGACGTGGCTCCACCCGAACGCGTTCTGGTCGCTCGCGTACCTCGCACTTGCCTCGAGCGCCCTCGGCTTCCTCGTGTACTTCACCCTGCTCGAACGTCTCGGCCCGATCGAGATCAACATGGTGTCCTACGTCGCGCCGATCTTCGCCGCGATTTTCGGCTGGCTGCTCCTCGACGAGGTGATCACTGGAACGACGGTGTTCGGCTTCGTCCTGATCGCGATTGGGTTCGTCCTGGTCAAGCGTCGGGCCATTCGCGACGAGTTCGTGAATCTGCGTGCGACGACCAGAGGCTAA
- a CDS encoding DUF726 domain-containing protein, translating into MPPRRTSDVGTTGRTVSRRTLLRGFGVSAVGIGTLGAATTSVQAGKGDSCDDPPMDFPRVSTRGHFDTTWYGSVYVTDGNTATNYDLAGDPIPGLGQPAAEELLIHAHGWNNDLEGGVCSNSTAANTFDLEGYDHPVVGYTWDADYGWYNATEIAERNGAKLASFLVNYRAQNPTVTLRLCSHSLGARVVLSAVSTLSSWGYHDLLESVTLLGGAADDDAPSLEGSYGSAIANATGRLDNFWMNDDAVLDWAYGTAEMGTAIGATTIDGTPPWNYTDHNVDYVPDHFTHYKPDGCIQEVIATF; encoded by the coding sequence ATGCCACCACGACGCACGAGTGACGTTGGCACGACTGGTCGAACCGTCTCCCGGCGAACCCTCCTCCGCGGTTTCGGCGTCTCCGCCGTCGGTATCGGCACGCTCGGCGCGGCGACGACGTCCGTCCAGGCGGGGAAAGGTGATTCCTGCGACGACCCGCCGATGGACTTCCCGCGCGTGAGCACGCGAGGCCACTTCGACACGACCTGGTACGGGAGCGTCTATGTCACCGACGGAAACACCGCGACGAACTACGACCTCGCGGGCGATCCAATTCCTGGACTCGGCCAACCGGCGGCCGAAGAACTCCTGATCCACGCCCACGGGTGGAACAACGACCTGGAGGGCGGCGTCTGCTCGAATAGCACCGCCGCGAACACGTTCGACCTCGAGGGCTACGACCACCCGGTCGTCGGCTACACCTGGGACGCCGACTACGGCTGGTACAACGCGACCGAAATCGCCGAACGTAACGGTGCTAAACTCGCGAGTTTCCTGGTCAACTATCGCGCCCAAAATCCCACCGTGACGCTGCGGCTCTGTTCGCACTCCCTCGGCGCTCGAGTCGTCCTCAGCGCGGTCTCGACGCTCTCGTCGTGGGGGTACCACGACCTTCTCGAGAGCGTCACCCTCCTGGGCGGCGCTGCCGACGACGACGCGCCGTCGCTCGAGGGGAGTTATGGCTCCGCGATCGCGAACGCGACTGGCCGCCTCGACAACTTCTGGATGAACGACGACGCCGTACTCGACTGGGCCTACGGCACTGCCGAGATGGGGACCGCGATCGGTGCGACGACGATCGATGGCACACCGCCGTGGAACTACACCGATCACAACGTCGACTACGTTCCGGATCACTTCACCCACTACAAGCCTGATGGGTGCATCCAGGAGGTGATCGCGACTTTTTGA
- the pstA gene encoding phosphate ABC transporter permease PstA: protein MAAETGDQSVEDSGFGRVSRTKDVAFRWLTLAAALVGILSLAVLLAYVTVDAVGWLDWQFLTSGPHPNPFEAGILPALIGSIALMLLIALVTFPLGVGAAIYLEEYASDGPLTTFIQINIANLAGVPSVVYGLLGLGLFVSLIGLGFGTLIVAAFTVALLILPIVIISAQEAIRAVPDSQRQASYGMGATKWQTIRNVVLPRAMPGILTGTILALGRAIGETAPLIMIGAPTTVFGVPNSLLSKVSAMPMQIYTWAQYPEAEFQYGVVAAGVVTLLVVLLSINSVAILIRNHYQHDQ from the coding sequence ATGGCGGCCGAAACCGGCGACCAGTCGGTCGAGGACTCCGGGTTCGGACGCGTGAGTCGGACGAAGGACGTCGCCTTCCGCTGGCTAACCCTCGCGGCAGCGCTCGTCGGTATCCTCTCGCTCGCGGTCTTGCTGGCGTACGTTACGGTCGACGCCGTTGGCTGGCTCGACTGGCAATTCCTCACCAGCGGCCCGCACCCGAATCCGTTCGAGGCGGGCATCCTCCCGGCGCTGATCGGCTCGATCGCGCTTATGCTCCTGATCGCGCTCGTGACCTTCCCGCTGGGCGTCGGCGCGGCGATCTACCTAGAAGAGTACGCGAGCGACGGGCCGCTCACGACGTTCATCCAGATCAACATCGCCAATCTGGCGGGCGTTCCGTCTGTCGTCTACGGCCTGCTGGGCCTGGGCCTGTTCGTGAGCCTCATCGGCCTCGGCTTCGGGACCCTGATCGTAGCCGCGTTCACCGTCGCCCTTCTCATCCTGCCTATCGTCATCATCTCCGCCCAGGAGGCGATCCGGGCCGTTCCAGACTCCCAGCGTCAGGCCTCCTACGGAATGGGCGCGACGAAGTGGCAGACGATCCGGAACGTCGTCCTCCCACGGGCGATGCCGGGTATCCTGACTGGAACCATCCTCGCGCTGGGACGGGCCATCGGCGAGACCGCGCCGCTCATCATGATCGGTGCGCCGACGACGGTCTTCGGCGTCCCGAACAGCCTCCTCAGCAAGGTCAGCGCCATGCCCATGCAGATCTACACCTGGGCGCAGTACCCCGAAGCCGAGTTCCAGTACGGAGTCGTCGCCGCCGGCGTCGTCACCCTGCTCGTCGTCTTGCTGTCGATCAACTCCGTTGCGATCCTCATCCGGAACCACTACCAGCACGACCAATGA
- a CDS encoding gamma carbonic anhydrase family protein: MIRSFDGRKPTIADSAYVDERAVVIGNVTIEADASVWPGAVLRGDHGEIVLEEGANVQDNATVHEGSTIGPYATVGHNAIVHAATVGERAMVGMGAIVLDRATVGAESLVAANSVVTEDATVPESVLVVGAPAEVKKEVQDSPWTTAADHYVELAGRYAETSDVLERGTLEPDSGTD, translated from the coding sequence ATGATCCGATCCTTCGACGGCCGGAAACCGACGATCGCGGATTCGGCGTACGTCGACGAGCGCGCGGTGGTCATCGGCAACGTGACGATCGAAGCCGACGCCAGCGTCTGGCCGGGGGCCGTTCTCCGAGGCGATCACGGCGAAATCGTCCTCGAGGAAGGCGCGAACGTCCAGGACAACGCGACGGTCCACGAGGGGTCGACGATCGGCCCCTACGCGACCGTTGGCCACAACGCGATCGTTCACGCCGCGACGGTCGGCGAGCGGGCGATGGTCGGGATGGGCGCGATCGTCCTGGACCGGGCGACGGTCGGCGCGGAGAGCCTGGTCGCTGCGAACAGCGTCGTCACGGAGGACGCGACCGTTCCAGAGTCGGTCCTGGTCGTCGGTGCCCCTGCCGAAGTCAAAAAGGAGGTCCAGGATTCGCCGTGGACAACCGCTGCGGATCACTACGTGGAACTCGCGGGCCGGTACGCCGAGACGTCCGATGTTCTCGAGCGTGGGACGCTCGAGCCGGACTCCGGGACCGACTAG
- a CDS encoding DUF488 family protein yields the protein MGTDPNAGPGAEPETDGDAPGGTDAGEQTLTETADATGGTLTDTYVAALQHDLVDIEPGTTLVGVVRQPTSWFHAAVDENRSALGPPSTLLEDAKAAAEDLKMAGMCDEGAHNASWEQVDFEDGYREHLETDSEAEEALADLEGRLQDGESIALVCFENTGKKRCHRTVLRAVLEARRA from the coding sequence ATGGGCACCGATCCGAACGCCGGGCCGGGGGCGGAACCCGAGACGGACGGGGACGCCCCCGGAGGGACGGACGCAGGAGAACAAACGCTCACCGAGACAGCGGACGCCACGGGCGGCACACTCACCGACACTTACGTCGCCGCCCTCCAGCACGACCTGGTCGACATCGAGCCCGGAACGACGCTCGTCGGCGTCGTCCGCCAGCCGACCTCGTGGTTTCACGCCGCTGTCGACGAGAATCGGTCGGCACTCGGGCCGCCGTCGACGTTGCTCGAGGACGCCAAGGCGGCCGCAGAGGACCTGAAGATGGCCGGTATGTGCGACGAGGGCGCCCACAACGCGTCCTGGGAGCAGGTGGATTTCGAAGACGGGTACCGAGAGCACCTCGAGACCGATAGCGAGGCCGAAGAGGCGCTCGCGGATCTCGAGGGACGGCTCCAGGACGGCGAATCGATCGCACTCGTCTGTTTCGAGAACACGGGCAAGAAGCGCTGTCACCGGACCGTGTTGCGAGCGGTCCTCGAGGCCAGACGGGCCTGA
- a CDS encoding nucleoside phosphorylase, whose product MAGDSEDPNADVQYHLEVAAEDVADTVLLPGNPERVEKIVAHWDGHEERAHHREYRTATGTYDGTPISVTSTGIGSPSAAIAVEELARVGCETFIRVGSCGALQPEMSVGDLVITTGGVRQEGTSDEYVREDYPATADYEVVSALVAAAERLGYNYHTGITMSADSFYAGQGRPGFDGFEAAGTDDLIDELTEANVANIEMEASAILTIANVYGLRAGAVCSVYANRVTGEFRTEGESRAAETASLATHLLAKMDAAKREAGVDRWHAGLSLE is encoded by the coding sequence ATGGCCGGCGACAGCGAAGACCCGAACGCCGACGTACAGTACCACCTCGAGGTCGCGGCCGAGGACGTGGCCGACACCGTACTCCTCCCTGGGAATCCCGAACGCGTCGAGAAGATCGTTGCCCACTGGGACGGTCACGAGGAGCGCGCTCACCACCGCGAGTACCGGACGGCGACGGGTACCTACGACGGGACGCCGATCTCGGTCACCTCGACGGGGATCGGCAGCCCCTCGGCGGCCATCGCCGTCGAGGAACTCGCCCGCGTCGGCTGCGAGACGTTCATCCGGGTGGGTTCCTGTGGGGCGCTCCAGCCCGAGATGAGCGTGGGCGACCTCGTGATCACGACTGGCGGCGTCCGCCAGGAGGGCACGAGCGACGAGTACGTCCGCGAGGACTACCCCGCCACGGCCGACTACGAGGTCGTCAGCGCGCTGGTCGCCGCCGCTGAACGGCTGGGGTACAACTACCACACGGGGATCACGATGAGCGCCGACTCCTTCTACGCCGGGCAGGGTCGACCCGGGTTCGACGGGTTCGAGGCCGCTGGCACCGACGACCTGATCGACGAACTCACCGAGGCCAACGTCGCCAACATCGAGATGGAAGCCAGCGCCATCCTCACCATCGCGAACGTCTACGGCCTCCGCGCTGGGGCGGTCTGCTCGGTCTACGCCAACCGCGTGACCGGCGAGTTCCGCACCGAAGGTGAATCTCGAGCCGCCGAAACCGCCTCGCTGGCGACGCACCTGCTGGCGAAGATGGACGCGGCCAAGCGCGAGGCCGGGGTCGACCGCTGGCACGCTGGACTCAGCCTCGAGTGA
- a CDS encoding ribonuclease J, which translates to MEIEIATIGGYEEVGRQMTAVRAGNDVVIFDMGLNLSQVLIHDNVETERMHSLDLIDMGAIPDDRIMSDLEGDVQAIVPTHGHLDHIGAISKLAHRYDAPVVATPFTIELVKQQVESEQKFGVENDLVKMDPGESMTIGDHGCELEFVNVTHSIIDAINPVLHTPEGAIVYGLDKRMDHTPVIGDPIDMKRFREIGREGEGVLCYIEDCTNANKKGRTPSENVAREHLRDVLYSIEDYDGGIVATTFSSHIARVKSLVEFADDIGRQPVLLGRSMEKYSGTAERLDFIDFPSDLGMFGHRKSVDRTFKRIMNEGKENFLPVVTGHQGEPRAMLTRMARGETPYELDNGDKVVFSARVIPEPTNEGQRYQAEKLLGMQGARIYDDIHVSGHLNQEGHYAMLDALQPQHIVPAHQDLKGLSGYVKLCEGEGYHMGRDVHVSRNGNLIQLVD; encoded by the coding sequence ATGGAAATCGAAATTGCAACCATCGGCGGCTACGAAGAAGTTGGACGGCAGATGACTGCCGTTCGCGCAGGAAACGACGTCGTCATCTTCGACATGGGTCTGAACCTCTCACAGGTTCTCATCCACGACAACGTCGAGACCGAACGCATGCACAGCCTCGATCTGATCGACATGGGCGCCATCCCCGACGATCGGATCATGAGCGACCTCGAGGGCGACGTCCAGGCAATCGTCCCGACCCACGGTCACCTCGACCACATCGGCGCGATCTCGAAACTCGCCCACCGCTACGACGCCCCCGTCGTCGCGACGCCGTTCACGATCGAACTGGTCAAACAGCAGGTCGAGAGCGAACAGAAGTTCGGCGTCGAGAACGACCTGGTCAAGATGGACCCGGGCGAGTCGATGACCATCGGCGACCACGGGTGTGAACTCGAGTTCGTCAACGTCACCCACTCGATCATCGACGCGATCAACCCCGTGCTCCACACGCCCGAGGGCGCCATCGTCTACGGCCTGGACAAGCGCATGGACCACACGCCGGTCATCGGCGACCCCATCGACATGAAGCGCTTCCGCGAGATCGGTCGGGAGGGCGAGGGCGTGCTCTGTTACATCGAGGACTGCACCAACGCCAACAAGAAGGGCCGAACGCCCTCCGAGAACGTCGCCCGCGAGCACCTCCGCGACGTCCTCTACAGCATCGAAGACTACGACGGCGGCATCGTCGCCACCACCTTCTCTTCACACATCGCTCGCGTGAAGAGCCTCGTCGAGTTCGCCGACGACATCGGCCGCCAGCCCGTCCTGCTCGGACGCTCGATGGAGAAGTACTCCGGCACCGCCGAGCGACTCGACTTCATCGACTTCCCGTCGGACCTCGGAATGTTCGGCCACCGAAAGTCCGTCGACCGGACGTTCAAGCGGATCATGAACGAGGGCAAGGAGAACTTCCTGCCCGTCGTCACCGGCCACCAGGGCGAACCCCGTGCGATGCTCACCCGAATGGCCCGCGGCGAGACCCCCTACGAACTGGACAACGGCGACAAAGTCGTCTTCTCCGCGCGCGTCATCCCCGAACCGACCAACGAGGGCCAGCGCTACCAGGCCGAGAAACTGCTCGGCATGCAGGGCGCGCGAATCTACGACGACATCCACGTTTCCGGCCACCTCAACCAGGAGGGCCACTACGCGATGCTCGACGCGCTTCAGCCCCAGCACATCGTTCCCGCCCACCAGGATCTCAAAGGGCTTTCCGGCTACGTCAAACTCTGTGAAGGCGAGGGGTACCACATGGGCCGTGACGTCCACGTCTCGCGAAACGGCAACCTGATCCAGCTTGTCGACTGA
- a CDS encoding GTPBP1 family GTP-binding protein yields MSRDRALLERALERGEQDGGNVEFKERLLESIHLEGGRRESLAAQLRHRVLSGDGEATYVVGVTDDGGLAGIDVDTFSESMDVLSLLAEEAECHIEDVQTWGIEGGVVGIALVREGAVLETDDQHVVVGTAGHVDHGKSTLVGSLVTGRPDDGDGATRAFLDVQPHEVERGLSADLSYAVYGFDDEGPVHVVNPNRKQDRAAVVEEADRLVSFVDTVGHEPWLRTTIRGLVGQKLDYGMLVVAADDGPTRTTREHLGVLLATELPTVVALTKTDLVDDDRIEEVVLEVERLLRDVGKSPLRVDRHGVDAAVEEIGDTVVPIVETSAITMDGLDVLDELFDRLPKTASDDGEFRMYIDRSYAVTGVGAVASGTVMRGEVEAGDELLLGPMGDGSFREVEVRSIEMHYHRVDQAQSGRIVGIALKGVEEAEIERGMVLLPGDADPTPVREFEAEVMVLNHPTRIGDGYEPVVHLETIGEAAAFYPEDGRLLPGDKGKTRVRFKFRSYLVEEGQKFVFREGRSKGVGTVTDVSLTT; encoded by the coding sequence ATGAGCCGTGACCGGGCCCTCCTGGAGCGGGCCCTGGAACGTGGCGAACAGGACGGTGGGAACGTCGAGTTCAAGGAACGATTGCTCGAGTCGATCCACCTCGAAGGGGGGCGACGGGAAAGTCTCGCCGCACAGCTCCGACACCGCGTCCTCTCGGGCGACGGCGAGGCGACGTACGTCGTCGGCGTCACCGACGATGGCGGCCTCGCCGGCATCGACGTCGACACCTTTTCGGAGTCGATGGACGTGCTCTCGTTGCTCGCCGAGGAAGCCGAGTGTCACATCGAGGACGTCCAGACCTGGGGCATCGAAGGCGGCGTCGTCGGTATCGCCCTGGTCCGGGAGGGCGCCGTCCTCGAGACGGACGACCAGCACGTCGTCGTCGGGACGGCCGGCCACGTCGACCACGGCAAGAGTACCCTGGTCGGCTCGCTCGTCACCGGCCGCCCGGACGACGGTGATGGCGCGACGCGAGCCTTCCTGGACGTCCAGCCTCACGAAGTCGAGCGGGGGCTGTCCGCCGACCTCTCCTATGCCGTCTACGGCTTCGACGACGAGGGGCCGGTCCACGTCGTGAACCCGAACCGGAAACAGGACCGGGCGGCCGTCGTCGAGGAAGCCGACCGCCTCGTCTCGTTCGTCGATACCGTCGGTCACGAGCCCTGGCTCCGGACCACGATCCGCGGGCTGGTCGGCCAGAAACTCGACTACGGGATGCTCGTCGTCGCCGCCGACGACGGGCCGACGCGGACGACCCGCGAACACCTCGGGGTGTTGCTCGCCACGGAACTCCCCACGGTGGTCGCCCTCACCAAGACCGACCTCGTCGACGACGACCGCATCGAGGAGGTCGTCCTGGAGGTCGAGCGCCTCCTCCGAGACGTCGGCAAGTCCCCGCTCCGGGTCGATCGCCACGGCGTCGACGCCGCCGTCGAGGAGATCGGCGACACCGTCGTCCCCATCGTCGAAACCAGCGCGATCACGATGGACGGCCTCGACGTTCTGGACGAACTGTTCGACCGGCTGCCGAAGACCGCCAGCGACGACGGCGAGTTCCGGATGTACATCGACCGGAGCTACGCCGTGACCGGCGTCGGCGCCGTCGCCTCGGGCACGGTCATGCGCGGCGAGGTCGAGGCCGGGGACGAACTCCTGCTCGGACCGATGGGCGACGGCTCGTTCCGCGAGGTCGAAGTCCGATCCATCGAGATGCACTACCACCGCGTGGATCAGGCTCAGTCCGGACGAATCGTTGGCATCGCGCTCAAGGGAGTCGAGGAGGCGGAAATCGAGCGCGGGATGGTCCTCCTTCCAGGCGACGCCGATCCCACGCCCGTTCGAGAGTTCGAGGCCGAGGTGATGGTACTCAACCACCCCACGCGAATCGGCGACGGCTACGAACCCGTCGTCCACCTCGAGACCATCGGCGAGGCCGCGGCCTTCTATCCCGAAGACGGCCGCCTCCTGCCGGGCGACAAGGGTAAAACCCGGGTGCGGTTCAAGTTCCGCTCGTACCTGGTCGAGGAGGGCCAGAAGTTCGTCTTCCGGGAGGGTCGAAGCAAGGGCGTCGGGACGGTGACGGACGTCTCACTGACGACGTAG